TCTGGCTTCCAGTGCAGGATCCAGCTAGAGCACACACAACAAAAACATAAGGTAATAAACAGGAGAAGCACGAGATGTGTGTATTCAATTGTTCGCTCAAGAGAACAGAACAACAGAAAGATTACTTTTCAGACACTTTCACAACATCCACCTTCATATTCTTCCAGAGTTCTGACATTTTCTCTCTTACACAACCGGTTGACAATAAATGCATCTCGAACAGTAAATGGGAGACAATTGCAGAACTTCATCATGCTTGCAGGGAATCAGCTCTGTTATTATGGATAATGGAATCtattatgtttttaaagataCAAGAGCAAGTCTGTGATGCTTTACTTACCTTCTTTCTTATCTTCTGTGCATCATATCGAATCTGTGTGAATTCTCTCAATCCAAACGACCCTCCCACGATCAGCAGCTTCAGACAAACGttacacaaacagaacataaacaTTATGCAAATAACATTAGCCTGTCTCATTTTGCATGTTACTATTgaaactattttgttttatttttggtggAAACCGTAACTCCAACATTTTAGAAACTTTGCACAAAAATTGTGatttgctaaaaaataaataaaacaaaaaatctgtACCTCAGTGCTTAATTACCTGACATTGTAACAGACTAGcattcatttatataaaaaaattactatattCAATTATCCATATACTGTGAGTGTGACTCTCtgctattttaaattattattatttatttattttttttccttcattatGCATCAATGACTTGATTTGcactatgtatttttatttttttaaactgaattgtTCTAGTGCATTTATTTATGGACCTTGCAGTATATTTTAAGACCTTAAAGGagtacttcacccaaaaatgaaaattctctcatcatttactcgcccttattccatcccagatgtgtatgactgtctttcttctgctgaacacaaacgaagaactttagaagaatatttcagctctgcttgtcctctcaatgcaagtgaatgggaaccaaatgttgaagctccaaaagcacataaaggcagaataaaagtatgactccagtggttaaatgcatatcgtcagaagtgatatgataggtttgggtgagaaaaagatcaatatttaactattttttttactataggctaaatctccacattcacattcttcttttgtttttggctattctctttcttcatgcatatcgtcacctacttgtcagggaggagaatttacagtaaaaaaataacttaaatattgatctgattctcacccacaccaatcatatcgcttctgaagatatggatgtaaactctggagtcttatggataacttttatgctgctttttaaccttcaaagttctggctaccattcacttgcattgtgaggacctacagagctgaaatattcttctaaaattcttagtTTGTGTttgtcagcagaagaaagtaagtcatgcacatcagggatggaatgagagtgagtaaatgatgatagaatcttcatttttgggtaaataaacaaacaaaaaaagtaaaaaaaaaaaaaaatatatatatatatatatatatatatatatatatatatatatatatatatatatatatatatatattaaccaaACAACATAGCGCTAACATTATACAAGCATGACATTATGTAGAAACTTTATATACAGAATACCTCTCTGTGAAGATTCATATCTATCAACAGACAGGACATTTAAAAACCGGCTGAAGCTTCTATTAAATGCATGGTTTCAAATTAAGAACTACTGAAGcacatattttttatgtaaacactATCAGAGATTCACTCCATTAGTAGATGATATTGACAACTCATTCAAGACACACCACAGATTTTAAAGCACTCACCAGCATCGGAATGCCATATCTCACAGTCCTGTTCTTTTGCAGTTTACGAATTTGATTCCACATGTTTAGCGCATGTACAGCATCTTACAATTTCATATTAATTAGAATAAAGTCTGTAAGGAAGAATCCAACATGACTCCGCAGGGCGCCGCCATGTAAACCCATAATCCCCAGCGGCGGCGTCGTGCAGCTTTATATTTCTTCCGTGTGAAACAAACGAAAATGTAGCTAGTTCAATCATTTCATAATATATTATGGGTTCCGCCAGTAAGATGGTCATTAATTACTGAGAGATGGCGGTGCCTTCAGCCCAGTTAAAAGCACCTTCTCAATTTTATTTCCTCTTTAAATGGTAAATGAACACGTGTTTTAACTGTTTTAGCAGAAACTGACTCTAGAATCTGTTGAATtgattttaataacaaaatattGCGACATAAATATTAAAAGGATCTTTGGACCAGATAATATATGTCATTAtcccataaaaaaaattaatttaagtattttttgttgttgttcgtTTTAATTATATAACACCGTAAAATCCACATCACATgacaaatatatcaaatattttcttcaaattgtaaaacaaaaaaaaaaagaaaagaatgaaaatAACGTAATTTTTTCAACTTCcttttttcatataaaataaattattttcatgattaaTCGAGCACATTATTTAAAATAGTGATATTCAATCACTAAACATTCATCCGTACATTAAGCCAAGcaattaaaaacacaaacacacacaactgtGAATGTTTCTTTATTTAAACTTTCAtaatttgttaaattttttaatcaGGTGAAGAAAAATACCTTTTCTGTTCTGTATAATAAAATATGTTAATTGTATTCCTTTATGACgaggaaacaaacaaaataagatgtaaaaatacagaaaacatTTCTCCCAGGGGGAGTTTTGCACTGTTGTGCCTGGAAGCAGAAAGGGGAATATTTGTTCATGAAGTCTGACTCACCATCGCAATAGGAAGTTAAAAAATGACAGGCATTTATGTAAAAAGGTTAAACAATTGGAACCACATAATCATGCTGTTTCACATGTGGTGAAGTGAAGCTCTTAAACTGCATTTCTGTGACTTGAGCAAAGATGGGTGAGAGATTTACCCTCTCTGGATCGATAATCTCCAAGATAGGCTAAACAGACTTTATGAAAATGGCTAGAGAAAAAGCAGGAAGTTGTATATGACACAGGCAGGGCCTTGGCTGACAGGtggatacaaaaataattaacgcCATTGAGTGTTGCTGATGGAAGctgctctgattggctgatctGGGACCAGTTCTGCTGCTCTGCTTGTTGGTGCTAGATCAGCACAGAAGAGCCATTTGTACGCTCATAGT
The genomic region above belongs to Myxocyprinus asiaticus isolate MX2 ecotype Aquarium Trade chromosome 23, UBuf_Myxa_2, whole genome shotgun sequence and contains:
- the LOC127413914 gene encoding cytochrome c oxidase assembly protein COX16 homolog, mitochondrial; this translates as MWNQIRKLQKNRTVRYGIPMLLLIVGGSFGLREFTQIRYDAQKIRKKLDPALEARVNSQKQSVILEEEYEKLKDLKLEGWKNIRGPRPWEDSKEYQEQQRARFNKGT